The Zerene cesonia ecotype Mississippi chromosome 14, Zerene_cesonia_1.1, whole genome shotgun sequence genome window below encodes:
- the LOC119831872 gene encoding GPI ethanolamine phosphate transferase 2 isoform X2 encodes MLTWLLHKWTGLWLLLIALGGISLFLYGFFPLKYHSGKLSHKDDLPNFIEGVSIDGHEVYNSGENSVVLMVIDGLRYDFATEEYMPYTGQLLKNKSACIYVSVAEPPTVTMPRIKAMMTGSVSTFADVALNFGAPAVRGDSVLRVAHAKGCHSVLYGDDTWLRLFPGLWSEHDGTTSFFVTDYTEVDNNVTRHLDTILTPKDNKKAKFDFLVLHYLGLDHIGHLEGAKSPKIKPKLIEMDDIVKKIYTAMQKWDNTGVLIICGDHGMRDAGGHGGASAAEVLVPLVVVKSGGFECPHASGPGPTVAQVDVAPTIAWLLNAPIPGDSTGNILPALMPADIRQHLYLLHVIAAHNAKQGLPTDTEFFKQFKRAESNFARYLSTGQESAAKIAKEFYQESLQEMSKYLTATTTDFDMFSLGLATVLLYLVMVALLFVTLYSLQPDNQRKISVTDQHKTNLGSVVAFAIIFAISGTVLTIGCFITETKSQFCSFNPLWSIAFTLTAFVVTVAYFIIKSGMEKTRDLSPLRELNAIDYLLVIGTLFHTWSFFGTSFIEEEHMTWYFFWNTLMFFVLVRTIVVVVMYFSKRYWGATEVQDKPELQSRMSAVGIGIVPKWVLLIALHRYLRTMNQTGDRWLFLPDTADWLNAPENSFYLQAHLVVGTLLTLAICLWNVRYMNNYMKIHSVLTILATVCILCYRITTDALTTPFDAIKTWDNILIVDVFWWILNAQTIFEIITYIGAFKACGYQLPSSNKFVYSKPKEKSEDYFYDDMEEPWNVDEVKLNLVRSLSHIMYNHMMLIIILLMRPHNVIMVPSIYVTCAMTSKCLDHKLLDSRPGRNTEVADTLGLALVHIWIGAVFYFYQGNSNSLASVDLGSGYVGLGAYSPLRVAARMGLHAYAAPALSGAALFCARAAQADTLPRYLNSVWRVTNIMALQRVYQLSTYCVIAFIFRHHLFVWSVFSPKLLYDFVATVFAVQALTTIAEINILTHIVSWISRSITYKRLS; translated from the exons ATGTTGACGTGGTTGCTGCACAAATGGACTGGTCTCTGGCTGCTTCTGATAGCTCTAGGAGGTATTTCTCTGTTCCTGTATGGATTCTTTCCTCTAAAATATCATTCTGGAAAGCTCTCGCATAAGGACGACTTGCCGAACTTCATTGAAGGAGTCAG CATTGATGGCCATGAAGTGTACAATTCTGGAGAAAACAGCGTAGTATTAATGGTGATAGATGGACTCCGATATGACTTTGCAACAGAGGAATACATGCCATACACTGGACAGctgcttaaaaataaatcggcTTGCATTTACGTATCTGTAGCTGAGCCTCCAACTGTTACCATGCCAAGGATAAAG GCCATGATGACTGGCAGCGTGTCGACATTCGCGGATGTCGCTTTGAATTTTGGAGCGCCAGCCGTCCGAGGTGACAGTGTGCTTCGTGTTGCCCACGCTAAGGGGTGCCACTCTGTGCTCTATGGCGACGACACGTGGCTGAGACTGTTCCCTGGTCTATGGTCGGAGCATGACGGCACTACGTCGTTCTTTGTCACAGATTATACAGAG gTAGACAACAATGTCACCCGACATTTGGATACTATCCTCACCccaaaagataataaaaaagcaaagtTTGATTTCTTAGTACTTCACTATCTCGGTCTAGATCATATTGGACACCTAGAGGGTGCGAAGAGTCCTAAGATTAAGCCAAAACTAATAGAAATGGATGacattgtaaagaaaatatatacagcTATGCAAAAATGG gATAACACAGGTGTGCTCATCATATGTGGGGATCACGGCATGCGAGATGCGGGCGGGCACGGAGGCGCGTCTGCCGCCGAGGTGCTGGTGCCTCTTGTCGTTGTTAAGAGCGGTGGCTTTGAGTGTCCACACGC CTCCGGCCCAGGCCCAACAGTGGCCCAAGTGGACGTGGCTCCAACGATAGCATGGCTATTGAATGCTCCAATACCGGGGGACAGCACTGGCAACATTCTGCCCGCGCTCATGCCGGCGGATATCAGGCAACACTTGTACTTATTGCATGTGATCGCTGCACACAACGCTAAGCAGGGACTACCCACTGATACTG AATTTTTCAAGCAATTTAAACGTGCCGAAAGTAATTTCGCGCGTTACCTCTCCACGGGACAAGAAAGTGCGGCCAAAATAGCTAAGGAATTCTATCAGGAGTCGCTGCAGGAGATGTCCAAATACTTGACGGCGACAACGACTGATTTCGATATGTTTTCTTTAGGATTAGCCACTGTTTTACTGTATTTG GTTATGGTAGCCCTGCTATTCGTCACCTTATACTCTCTACAACCGGACAACCAAAGGAAAATAAGCGTCACCGACCAACACAAGACGAACCTCGGCTCGGTCGTCGCGTTCGCGATAATATTCGCGATATCCGGCACAGTTCTCACAATCGGCTGCTTCATAACCGAAACCAAGAGCCAGTTCTGCTCTTTCAACCCCCTGTGGTCCATCGCGTTCACGCTGACGGCGTTCGTTGTGACCGTCGCGTATTTCATAATCAAGAGCGGTATGGAGAAGACTCGCGACCTGTCCCCATTGCGGGAACTGAACGCTATAGACTATCTCCTCGTGATCGGCACCCTCTTCCACACGTGGTCGTTTTTCGGGACGAGTTTCATAGAAGAGGAGCACATGACGTGGTACTTCTTCTGGAACACCCTGATGTTCTTCGTGCTGGTGCGGACGATTGTGGTGGTGGTGATGTACTTCAGCAAGCGGTACTGGGGCGCCACGGAGGTGCAGGACAAGCCGGAGCTACAGAGTCGGATGAGCGCTGTCGGTATTGGGATTGTTCCCAAATGGGTGCTGCTTATTGCTCTGCATAG ATATCTCCGTACAATGAACCAGACAGGGGACAGGTGGCTGTTCCTGCCCGATACCGCGGATTGGCTAAATGCGCCTGAGAATTCATTCTATTTACAGGCACACCTTGTTGTTG GAACGTTACTAACACTCGCCATATGCCTCTGGAATGTTCGATACATGAACAATTACATGAAGATACACTCCGTCCTCACGATACTCGCAACTGTATGCATACTCTGCTACCGCATCACGACTGACGCCCTAACCACTCCATTCGACGCAATAAAAACCTGGGACAACATCCTGATCGTAGATGTCTTCTGGTGGATTCTGAACGCGCAAACGATTTTCGAAATAATCACATACATTGGAGCTTTTAAAGCGTGCGGCTACCAATTGCCCAGTTCGAATAAATTCGTTTACAGCAAACCGAAAGAGAAGTCGGAAGATTACTTCTACGATGACATGGAGGAACCCTGGAATGTGGACGAAGTGAAGTTAAACTTGGTTAGGTCGCTGTCTCACATAATGTACAACCATatgatgttaattataatactcttGATGCGTCCCCACAATGTGATCATGGTGCCGAGTATTTATGTGACGTGCGCGATGACTTCTAAGTGTTTGGACCATAAGTTGTTGGATTCGAGGCCCGGTAGGAACACGGAGGTGGCTGACACCTTGGGGCTGGCTCTCGTTCATATATGGATCGGTgctgtgttttatttctatcag GGCAACTCGAACAGCCTCGCGTCCGTGGACCTCGGCTCGGGCTACGTGGGGCTCGGCGCGTACAGTCCGCTGCGCGTGGCGGCCCGCATGGGGCTGCACGCGTACGCCGCGCCCGCGCTCTCCGGCGCCGCACTGTtctgcgcgcgcgccgcccaaGCCGACACGCTGCCGAG GTACCTCAATTCAGTCTGGCGGGTGACCAACATAATGGCACTGCAGCGGGTGTACCAGCTCTCGACCTATTGCGTCATAGCCTTCATATTCCGACACCATTTGTTCGTATGGTCGGTGTTTTCCCCTAAACTGCTTTACGATTTCGTCGCTACAGTGTTTGCGGTACAAGCCCTAACGACGATTGCAGAAATCAATATTCTAACTCATATTGTTAGCTGGATTTCGAGATCGATCACATATAAAAGATTATCATAG
- the LOC119832024 gene encoding protein lethal(2)essential for life, producing the protein MSIVPMMFRDWWDDWERPSRLLDQHFGMGLRKDDLLSSLSALPSSSLFRNSYFRPWRTNLARQESSSTINLTKEKFEVILDVQQFTPEEITVKASNNSIVVEGKHEEKQDEHGFISRQFTRRYILPSGYDVADVMSSLSSDGVLTITAPKRPPPNAGERIIPIMKTGPAKQPEAPKAEPREQNVPIITSP; encoded by the exons ATGTCGATAGTTCCAATGATGTTCCGTGATTGGTGGGATGACTGGGAGCGGCCCTCCCGGCTGCTCGACCAGCACTTCGGCATGGGTCTGAGGAAGGACGACCTCCTCTCCTCACTCTCCGCACTCCCTTCCAGCTCCCTCTTCAGAAATTCTTACTTCAGGCCATGGAGAACCAATTTGGCTAGGCAGGAGTCGTCTTCTACGATTAACCTGACCAAGGAAAAGTTTGag GTCATCCTTGACGTACAACAGTTCACCCCCGAAGAGATCACAGTGAAAGCGTCCAACAACTCCATCGTGGTCGAAGGCAAACACGAAGAAAAACAAGACGAGCACGGTTTCATTTCCCGCCAATTCACTCGTCGCTACATCCTCCCGTCAGGCTATGACGTTGCTGACGTCATGAGTTCCTTGTCGTCTGACGGAGTCCTGACGATCACAGCTCCCAAGCGCCCACCTCCAAACGCAGGAGAGAGGATCATTCCAATCATGAAGACAGGCCCTGCGAAGCAGCCCGAAGCCCCCAAGGCTGAACCTAGGGAACAAAATGTACCCATCATCACATCTCCTTAA
- the LOC119831872 gene encoding GPI ethanolamine phosphate transferase 2 isoform X1: MLTWLLHKWTGLWLLLIALGGISLFLYGFFPLKYHSGKLSHKDDLPNFIEGVSIDGHEVYNSGENSVVLMVIDGLRYDFATEEYMPYTGQLLKNKSACIYVSVAEPPTVTMPRIKSPERKKEKAQWRRTINFWRDIFAMMTGSVSTFADVALNFGAPAVRGDSVLRVAHAKGCHSVLYGDDTWLRLFPGLWSEHDGTTSFFVTDYTEVDNNVTRHLDTILTPKDNKKAKFDFLVLHYLGLDHIGHLEGAKSPKIKPKLIEMDDIVKKIYTAMQKWDNTGVLIICGDHGMRDAGGHGGASAAEVLVPLVVVKSGGFECPHASGPGPTVAQVDVAPTIAWLLNAPIPGDSTGNILPALMPADIRQHLYLLHVIAAHNAKQGLPTDTEFFKQFKRAESNFARYLSTGQESAAKIAKEFYQESLQEMSKYLTATTTDFDMFSLGLATVLLYLVMVALLFVTLYSLQPDNQRKISVTDQHKTNLGSVVAFAIIFAISGTVLTIGCFITETKSQFCSFNPLWSIAFTLTAFVVTVAYFIIKSGMEKTRDLSPLRELNAIDYLLVIGTLFHTWSFFGTSFIEEEHMTWYFFWNTLMFFVLVRTIVVVVMYFSKRYWGATEVQDKPELQSRMSAVGIGIVPKWVLLIALHRYLRTMNQTGDRWLFLPDTADWLNAPENSFYLQAHLVVGTLLTLAICLWNVRYMNNYMKIHSVLTILATVCILCYRITTDALTTPFDAIKTWDNILIVDVFWWILNAQTIFEIITYIGAFKACGYQLPSSNKFVYSKPKEKSEDYFYDDMEEPWNVDEVKLNLVRSLSHIMYNHMMLIIILLMRPHNVIMVPSIYVTCAMTSKCLDHKLLDSRPGRNTEVADTLGLALVHIWIGAVFYFYQGNSNSLASVDLGSGYVGLGAYSPLRVAARMGLHAYAAPALSGAALFCARAAQADTLPRYLNSVWRVTNIMALQRVYQLSTYCVIAFIFRHHLFVWSVFSPKLLYDFVATVFAVQALTTIAEINILTHIVSWISRSITYKRLS; the protein is encoded by the exons ATGTTGACGTGGTTGCTGCACAAATGGACTGGTCTCTGGCTGCTTCTGATAGCTCTAGGAGGTATTTCTCTGTTCCTGTATGGATTCTTTCCTCTAAAATATCATTCTGGAAAGCTCTCGCATAAGGACGACTTGCCGAACTTCATTGAAGGAGTCAG CATTGATGGCCATGAAGTGTACAATTCTGGAGAAAACAGCGTAGTATTAATGGTGATAGATGGACTCCGATATGACTTTGCAACAGAGGAATACATGCCATACACTGGACAGctgcttaaaaataaatcggcTTGCATTTACGTATCTGTAGCTGAGCCTCCAACTGTTACCATGCCAAGGATAAAG TCACCCGAACGTAAGAAGGAAAAGGCACAGTGGAGGCGCACAATAAACTTCTGGCGGGATATATTC GCCATGATGACTGGCAGCGTGTCGACATTCGCGGATGTCGCTTTGAATTTTGGAGCGCCAGCCGTCCGAGGTGACAGTGTGCTTCGTGTTGCCCACGCTAAGGGGTGCCACTCTGTGCTCTATGGCGACGACACGTGGCTGAGACTGTTCCCTGGTCTATGGTCGGAGCATGACGGCACTACGTCGTTCTTTGTCACAGATTATACAGAG gTAGACAACAATGTCACCCGACATTTGGATACTATCCTCACCccaaaagataataaaaaagcaaagtTTGATTTCTTAGTACTTCACTATCTCGGTCTAGATCATATTGGACACCTAGAGGGTGCGAAGAGTCCTAAGATTAAGCCAAAACTAATAGAAATGGATGacattgtaaagaaaatatatacagcTATGCAAAAATGG gATAACACAGGTGTGCTCATCATATGTGGGGATCACGGCATGCGAGATGCGGGCGGGCACGGAGGCGCGTCTGCCGCCGAGGTGCTGGTGCCTCTTGTCGTTGTTAAGAGCGGTGGCTTTGAGTGTCCACACGC CTCCGGCCCAGGCCCAACAGTGGCCCAAGTGGACGTGGCTCCAACGATAGCATGGCTATTGAATGCTCCAATACCGGGGGACAGCACTGGCAACATTCTGCCCGCGCTCATGCCGGCGGATATCAGGCAACACTTGTACTTATTGCATGTGATCGCTGCACACAACGCTAAGCAGGGACTACCCACTGATACTG AATTTTTCAAGCAATTTAAACGTGCCGAAAGTAATTTCGCGCGTTACCTCTCCACGGGACAAGAAAGTGCGGCCAAAATAGCTAAGGAATTCTATCAGGAGTCGCTGCAGGAGATGTCCAAATACTTGACGGCGACAACGACTGATTTCGATATGTTTTCTTTAGGATTAGCCACTGTTTTACTGTATTTG GTTATGGTAGCCCTGCTATTCGTCACCTTATACTCTCTACAACCGGACAACCAAAGGAAAATAAGCGTCACCGACCAACACAAGACGAACCTCGGCTCGGTCGTCGCGTTCGCGATAATATTCGCGATATCCGGCACAGTTCTCACAATCGGCTGCTTCATAACCGAAACCAAGAGCCAGTTCTGCTCTTTCAACCCCCTGTGGTCCATCGCGTTCACGCTGACGGCGTTCGTTGTGACCGTCGCGTATTTCATAATCAAGAGCGGTATGGAGAAGACTCGCGACCTGTCCCCATTGCGGGAACTGAACGCTATAGACTATCTCCTCGTGATCGGCACCCTCTTCCACACGTGGTCGTTTTTCGGGACGAGTTTCATAGAAGAGGAGCACATGACGTGGTACTTCTTCTGGAACACCCTGATGTTCTTCGTGCTGGTGCGGACGATTGTGGTGGTGGTGATGTACTTCAGCAAGCGGTACTGGGGCGCCACGGAGGTGCAGGACAAGCCGGAGCTACAGAGTCGGATGAGCGCTGTCGGTATTGGGATTGTTCCCAAATGGGTGCTGCTTATTGCTCTGCATAG ATATCTCCGTACAATGAACCAGACAGGGGACAGGTGGCTGTTCCTGCCCGATACCGCGGATTGGCTAAATGCGCCTGAGAATTCATTCTATTTACAGGCACACCTTGTTGTTG GAACGTTACTAACACTCGCCATATGCCTCTGGAATGTTCGATACATGAACAATTACATGAAGATACACTCCGTCCTCACGATACTCGCAACTGTATGCATACTCTGCTACCGCATCACGACTGACGCCCTAACCACTCCATTCGACGCAATAAAAACCTGGGACAACATCCTGATCGTAGATGTCTTCTGGTGGATTCTGAACGCGCAAACGATTTTCGAAATAATCACATACATTGGAGCTTTTAAAGCGTGCGGCTACCAATTGCCCAGTTCGAATAAATTCGTTTACAGCAAACCGAAAGAGAAGTCGGAAGATTACTTCTACGATGACATGGAGGAACCCTGGAATGTGGACGAAGTGAAGTTAAACTTGGTTAGGTCGCTGTCTCACATAATGTACAACCATatgatgttaattataatactcttGATGCGTCCCCACAATGTGATCATGGTGCCGAGTATTTATGTGACGTGCGCGATGACTTCTAAGTGTTTGGACCATAAGTTGTTGGATTCGAGGCCCGGTAGGAACACGGAGGTGGCTGACACCTTGGGGCTGGCTCTCGTTCATATATGGATCGGTgctgtgttttatttctatcag GGCAACTCGAACAGCCTCGCGTCCGTGGACCTCGGCTCGGGCTACGTGGGGCTCGGCGCGTACAGTCCGCTGCGCGTGGCGGCCCGCATGGGGCTGCACGCGTACGCCGCGCCCGCGCTCTCCGGCGCCGCACTGTtctgcgcgcgcgccgcccaaGCCGACACGCTGCCGAG GTACCTCAATTCAGTCTGGCGGGTGACCAACATAATGGCACTGCAGCGGGTGTACCAGCTCTCGACCTATTGCGTCATAGCCTTCATATTCCGACACCATTTGTTCGTATGGTCGGTGTTTTCCCCTAAACTGCTTTACGATTTCGTCGCTACAGTGTTTGCGGTACAAGCCCTAACGACGATTGCAGAAATCAATATTCTAACTCATATTGTTAGCTGGATTTCGAGATCGATCACATATAAAAGATTATCATAG